One segment of Marvinbryantia formatexigens DSM 14469 DNA contains the following:
- a CDS encoding SseB family protein: protein MTNTKQEELKKLLVSADFKEESYENVPMQELIILKNSAASMKEKNVKVQQAALFFTKREEFFYHLVLRRLQKIETIYTLFTKATNLPYVYCDPDTCSDQVWIFSEESFAKKCALKEMQNKRELLVVKLENKQFLSFYMSLFAMGVNELLLDNSVNRLAIELETLVRRPDYSKLEPEKQPVFNPELQLTAIYFAQERNMPEENRDNSSLRDLEEEMLVNLHRGKLLMPVQVPEESGEKVQAQDMKLPLLKLQNGNAYHPICTDPNEFQKFNVKKQFRAITVDCAKLKQIIGKEVKGIILNPASVRLAIPKEKLGQA from the coding sequence ATGACAAACACGAAACAGGAAGAATTAAAGAAACTACTGGTATCTGCCGATTTCAAAGAAGAAAGCTACGAAAACGTACCGATGCAGGAGCTTATCATTCTGAAAAATTCAGCGGCATCCATGAAAGAAAAAAATGTGAAGGTACAGCAGGCGGCGCTGTTTTTTACAAAGCGTGAGGAATTCTTTTACCATCTGGTGCTGCGCCGCCTGCAGAAGATAGAAACCATTTATACGTTGTTTACCAAAGCGACAAACCTGCCGTACGTATACTGCGACCCGGATACCTGCAGCGACCAGGTATGGATCTTCAGCGAGGAATCCTTTGCGAAGAAGTGCGCGCTGAAGGAGATGCAGAACAAGCGCGAGCTTCTGGTCGTGAAGCTGGAAAATAAGCAGTTCCTTTCCTTTTATATGAGCCTTTTTGCAATGGGAGTGAACGAGCTTCTGCTGGATAACAGCGTAAACAGACTGGCAATCGAGCTGGAAACGCTTGTGCGCAGACCGGATTATTCAAAGCTTGAACCGGAAAAGCAGCCGGTGTTCAATCCGGAGCTGCAGCTTACCGCCATCTACTTTGCGCAGGAGCGCAATATGCCGGAGGAAAACCGCGACAACAGCAGTCTGCGGGACCTGGAGGAGGAAATGCTGGTAAATCTGCACAGAGGAAAGCTTCTGATGCCGGTGCAGGTGCCGGAGGAAAGCGGGGAGAAGGTGCAGGCGCAGGATATGAAGCTGCCGCTCTTAAAGCTGCAGAACGGAAATGCATACCACCCCATCTGCACCGACCCGAACGAATTCCAGAAATTCAATGTGAAAAAACAATTCCGCGCAATCACGGTGGACTGCGCGAAGCTGAAACAGATAATCGGCAAAGAAGTGAAAGGGATTATTCTGAATCCGGCAAGTGTCCGTCTTGCGATTCCGAAGGAGAAGCTGGGACAGGCGTAG